One Brassica oleracea var. oleracea cultivar TO1000 chromosome C7, BOL, whole genome shotgun sequence genomic window carries:
- the LOC106305020 gene encoding rhodanese-like domain-containing protein 19, mitochondrial, with protein MEKTNTKTFEDVESVDVYTAKGLLTIGHHRYLDVRTNEEFAKSHFDDALNIPYMFKTDEGRIVNPDFLPQVSSVCKKDDNLIVACNSGGRATRACVDLLNAGYEHVANMEGGYSAWVDAGFAGDKPAAELKTACKFRPKDN; from the exons ATGGAGAAAACAAACACAAAGAC TTTTGAAGATGTTGAAAGTGTTGATGTCTATACAGCAAAAGGTTTGCTTACCATTGGCCATCATAGATATCTCGATGTTAG GACAAACGAAGAATTCGCAAAGAGCCACTTTGATGATGCCTTGAATATACCTTACATGTTCAAAACAGATGAAG GTAGGATTGTAAATCCGGATTTCCTTCCGCAAGTGTCATCGGTTTGCAAGAAAGATGACAATCTGATCGTG GCTTGTAATTCTGGAGGAAGAGCAACTCGTGCTTGCGTCGATCTTCTCAATGCG GGGTACGAGCATGTGGCTAACATGGAGGGAGGCTACTCGGCTTGGGTTGACGCTGGTTTCGCCGGCGATAAACCTGCCGCGGAGCTCAAGACCGCTTGCAAGTTCCGCCCTAAGGACAACTAA
- the LOC106306871 gene encoding LOW QUALITY PROTEIN: AT-rich interactive domain-containing protein 3-like (The sequence of the model RefSeq protein was modified relative to this genomic sequence to represent the inferred CDS: deleted 1 base in 1 codon; substituted 1 base at 1 genomic stop codon): MENITERETDRVGQDTNKEIETEEQSLDNVMETDKQIATEQQSLDNADDKNPKETIGEDDPESEHKDSPPPMPMVTEEGTNDDDPPKIDDEKNSQLEVNRHPSPPPSVEDTLEQNIASNKVSSDVLRNGRDSDMVDEDTAVVHEETTTVPLSEDKGSPRHHANTVTEEEKPAEEHDMTSSGEQNEITVTPDTKLSEDKGSPLHTADTVMEQEDKYEEEHDMLSSGDHTEIALSPDTKLSEEKGSPLHHADTATEQDKTAEEHDMTSSGEHKEFPVIPDTKLSVDKGSPLHLANTVTEQDKTAEELDIISSGEQKEFLVNSDTKVFEENNDKIDEGEANNMNLADDGSRPVDHDQGTTTEVEKGLEVPGSETVSKLEDKPSEPLIETTVNVEKEPDMPATENLTENDKLSDVLAAGVSGDSAQTSSDHNEGVATLEAEPIEDMEIDVPDSKLVTDAGIDSTNNNDVNVDAPNAEKKDYSIVLVPEKSDTENENASVRLEPGPPCVVSSDTKGLSGGLNNGVHKIGQPSSGFDGTMSANQAAPGCDGTMSAKRSFLLDDASDGNESGTEEDQSAFMKELTSFFRERSMDFKPPKFYGEGLNCLKLFRAVIRLGGYDKVTGCKLWRQVGESFRPPKTCTTVSWTFRGFYEKALLEYERHKVMMGELQIPLATEPEPMNIDNQASGSGRAKRDSAARAMQGWNSQRLNGNGEVNDPAVKDKNLVLHQKREKQMGNTPGLLKRKRPSSTEHAIQVSRPMLDVTVVDVGPPADWVKINVQRTEDCFEVYALVPXLVREEVRVQSDPAGRLVISGEPENPMNPWGATPFKKVVSLPTRIDPHHTSAVVTLNGQLFVRVPLEQSD; the protein is encoded by the exons ATGGAGAATATAACAGAAAGGGAGACTGATAGAGTTGGACAGGACACCAATAAGGAAATTGAGACTGAAGAGCAAAGTCTAGATAATGTTATGGAAACCGATAAACAAATTGCGACTGAACAGCAAAGTCTAGATAATGCTGATGATAAGAATCCAAAAGAGACAATAGGAGAGGACGATCCTGAAAGTGAACATAAGGATTCTCCTCCTCCCATGCCCATGGTCACTGAAGAAGGTACCAACGATGATGATCCACCAAAGATCGATGATGAGAAGAATTCTCAATTAGAAGTGAACAGACATCCAAGTCCTCCTCCTTCTGTGGAAGACACTTTAGAGCAGAACATTGCGTCCAACAAAGTAAGTTCGGATGTCTTGAGAAATGGCAGAGATTCTGACATGGTTGACGAAGATACTGCAGTTGTCCATGAAGAAACGACCACAGTACCACTCTCGGAGGACAAAGGATCGCCACGTCATCATGCTAATACTGTGACGGAGGAGGAAAAACCTGCAGAAGAACATGATATGACATCCTCAGGAGAACAAAACGAGATTACAGTCACTCCTGATACCAAACTCTCGGAAGACAAAGGATCACCGCTTCATACTGCTGATACTGTAATGGAGCAGGAGGATAAATATGAAGAAGAACATGACATGTTATCCTCAGGAGACCACACCGAGATTGCACTCTCACCTGATACCAAACTCTCCGAGGAGAAAGGATCACCGCTTCATCATGCTGATACTGCAACCGAGCAGGACAAAACTGCTGAAGAACATGACATGACATCTTCAGGAGAACATAAAGAGTTTCCAGTGATTCCCGATACCAAACTCTCGGTGGACAAAGGATCACCGCTCCATCTTGCTAACACTGTAACGGAGCAGGACAAAACTGCAGAAGAACTTGACATCATATCCTCAGGAGAACAGAAAGAGTTTCTAGTCAACTCTGATACCAAAGTTTTTGAGGAGAACAATGACAAGATAGACGAGGGCGAGGCTAACAATATGAATTTAGCTGACGATGGAAGTAGGCCGGTAGATCATGATCAAGGAACCACAACGGAGGTTGAAAAAGGGCTAGAGGTGCCTGGTTCTGAGACCGTATCAAAGCTGGAGGATAAACCATCCGAGCCTCTCATAGAAACCACAGTGAATGTGGAAAAGGAGCCAGACATGCCTGCCACTGAAAATTTGACAGAAAATGACAAACTCTCTGATGTTTTGGCTGCTGGAGTTTCAGGAGACAGTGCCCAGACTTCATCTGATCATAACGAAGGAGTTGCTACACTTGAGGCTGAACCTATAGAAGACATGGAAATTGATGTACCTGATTCTAAATTGGTCACTGATGCTGGTATTGACTCTACTAATAACAACGATGTGAATGTTGACGCTCCTAATGCTGAAAAGAAAGATTATTCTATAGTATTAGTACCTGAGAAAAGTGATACTGAAAATGAGAATGCATCAGTGAGACTTGAACCTGGTCCTCCTTGTGTTGTCTCTTCGGATACAAAGGGGTTAAGTGGAGGCTTGAATAATGGGGTCCATAAAATAGGTCAGCCATCATCTGGTTTCGATGGGACCATGAGCGCAAATCAGGCAGCACCTGGTTGTGATGGGACCATGAGCGCAAAGCGCTCCTTCCTCTTGGATGACGCGTCGGATGGCAATGAATCTGGAACGGAGGAGGATCAATCTGCTTTTATGAAAGAATTA ACCAGTTTTTTTAGAGAGAGAAGCATGGACTTTAAACCTCCAAAGTTTTATGGGGAGGGACTAAACTGCCTTAA GTTGTTTAGAGCTGTAATTAGATTGGGTGGTTATGACAAG GTTACTGGATGCAAACTATGGAGGCAAGTAGGAGAGTCTTTCAGGCCCCCAAA GACATGTACAACAGTGTCATGGACTTTCAGAGGTTTTTACGAAAAG GCTCTTCTTGAATATGAGCGGCATAAAGTCATGATGGGTGAACTACAGATACCCCTTGCTACTGAGCCAGAACCGATGAATATTGATAATCAG GCTTCTGGATCTGGTAGAGCGAAAAGAGATTCAGCAGCCCGTGCTATGCAAGGTTGGAATTCACAACGTCTTAATGGAAACGGTGAAGTTAATGACCCTGCAGTTAAG GATAAGAATTTAGTTCTTCATCAAAAGCGAGAAAAACAGATGGGAAACACCCCTG GTTTGCTGAAACGCAAGAGGCCTTCGTCTACTGAGCATGCCATCCAAGTGTCTAGACCTAT GTTGGATGTGACAGTTGTTGATGTTGGACCACCAGCTGACTGGGTGAAGATTAACGTACAGAGGACG GAAGATTGCTTCGAGGTGTATGCATTAGTCCCATGACTAGTCCGTGAAGAG GTCCGAGTCCAATCAGATCCGGCAGGACGGTTGGTAATAAGTGGCGAACCAGAGAACCCTATGAATCCATGGGGAGCTACTCCTTTCAAAAAG GTGGTTAGTTTGCCGACAAGGATTGATCCGCATCATACATCGGCTGTGGTAACCTTAAACGGGCAGTTATTCGTCCGTGTGCCACTTGAGCAATCTGATTAG